The following nucleotide sequence is from Manis pentadactyla isolate mManPen7 chromosome 13, mManPen7.hap1, whole genome shotgun sequence.
CTAGAGTTCTAAGTTACACTTCCCTGATCACAAGCCTCTCCTTCCGAGAAGTAATCATTATCCAATCTTTTATGGtaatcattttttgttgttgttcccttccttttaaaaaactgattttaCCTCAAATACATGCACCCCTACACTAAGGGTTAGGTCTTGCTAGAAGACAACCACAACATGGACCACTTAGGGCTGCTTCCACACTACTGCGGCAGAGCATAGTAGCATGGTTGTGACGGAGAACAGGAGGCAGCAAAAATATTTACTTGTGCCCTTTAAGTGAAAGTAGGCTCTCCTCACCATAAACAGTACAGGTTAATGTTGTCTGGTAGTGTTCTTGTGTCTTATTTCCTTCAATATTATGgcctcatccatgttgttacaccTAAGTTTAAACATTGTTGTAATAATATTCATAATCTATCCATTTCACTCGATGGACAGTTTCAAGTTATGAACAGTGCTGCTGTGACTATTCTTACCCAAGTAActcaatacatatatgtatgctttAAATGGTATCTATACTGAGGAATGGAATCACTAGCTCATAAGATGTTTATTGTTGACTTTTAGAGAATGCTAAACCCTTTTCCGAAGTGATGGTACTACATTTACGTTACTATCCACAGTGTATGAGAGTtatgttgctccacatcctcaccaacacttcgtATTGTTAGATAAAAAATTTTTGCCAATTTAGTGGATGTATAGCAATATTCCACTGTGGTTTGTTTTATTTCCCTAATTACTAATGaagttgaacaccttttcatatatttattgaaccCCCCCTTTTGTGAAATGCCTGTTCAAGTCCTGTTATTATCTGCTTCTTcttcttattttcatattttggatACAAGCCCTCTGTCAGTGATAcatgttacaaatatttttctctcttccatgGCTTGTCTTTTTACTCTTTATGATTTCTTTTGGTGAcccaaagttttaaattttaatttagttgtatttattaatttctgcATGATTGCAGCTTTTTGgctgtttaaaaaaatccttccCTATCTCAAATTATTTTATGGAAGATTTATGTTTTGCCTTTGACTTTTAGTTCTTCTCTTCAATCCACTTAAGAATTTATTTTGTGACTGAACACATTTATTGAAGTCTGTCTTTTCATCTCTTCTCTGCAGTGCACTAAATACATGGGTCAGTTTCCAGGTTCTCTACTAGTTCCATCTGCTTGTCCATATACTTGCATGAATGCCAGTCTTTAGTTGCCACatctttataataaatcttgatAACAGGTAGAACAAAGTCCTCTTACCTTGTTCTTTTGCTTCCTGAACATCTTAGCTATTCTTGGCACCAAGCATTTCTTGATacatttagaatcagcttgttgtGATATAGTCAGTCCACTTACCCTCTTTCTTATACAatcttttcctattatttttaagaaattagacATACTTAGCAAGGTCTAAAGTTAAAACCGTTACTTCCTCCTGGATAATATAAGTATCTTAGAGCACCTTAACTCCATTCCAACACTTCCCACACTCTCCCATTCTGCAGCTTACAAATTATCTGGTAATTTTATGTCTGTTTTGATGAAGTGCCACATAATTCTATGCAATGTTTATGTTCGTTCACATATTTACACCTTCCCTTGCTTTCCATTCCTTCTTGTGTATCAGACCTTCCATCTTTGCTTACTTTCTCTGCTTGCAGTCCATCCTTAACAATTTTTAGTGATTTGTTAAcatgttttctttgaaaatgtctATTTTATCATCATTCTTAAAAGACCACTAGATCAGCAGCTATTTTCTCTCAACACACTGAGGAAACCACTCCACAGGTTTCTGATATTAAAAAGTCATCTTCCAAGTTatgtactgtttttattttacaaattttgtCTACAGTGTGTCTaggtttgtgtttctttgttattcCTATTTGGGATTTGCTAGCCTCTAATCTATGGACTGGTGTCTTCATCAATTCTGGAACTATTCTCTCTTATTAGGACTGTCATCAAACCTACATTTAAATTGTCCATAACCCTTATTCTCTTCTCCATTGTTTCTACCATTGGCTCtgttgttaattttatgtgtcaacttgactgggctagGGTATGCCTGGGTACCtggtaaaatattatttgttgGTGTGTCTGCAAAGGTGTTTCCAGGAGAGGTTAGCATTTGAATTGGCAGACTGAGAAAAGAAGATTATCTTCACCAATGCAGGTGGGTATCATCCAATCtgttgagggcctgaatagaacaaaaaggtataagAGCAAACCGGCTTTCTCTGCTTGAGCTAGAACATCCATCTTCTGCTCTTGGACTACAGTGCTTCTGGTTCTCGGGCCTTTGGACTTGGACTGGTGCTTATCCCATCAGCTCCctagttctcaggcctttggacttggactggaatgacaccactggctttcctgaGCCTCCTCCAGCTGGCAGATGGCAGACTGTGGGACTTCTCATCCTTATAATCATGAGTGAATCCTTCCTAAAAAATCTTGttctatgtatgcatgtatatttttaaaattctgtttctgtgGGCCTAAAACAGTCTTTCTCTGTGCAGCACTTAgatgatttccttttattttctgattcACCAATTCTCTCTTCTATGAAGTCCAATCTGCTGTCAAAATGTTGActgagtttttttattttggttgtttttttcttttctataggtcctatttatttttttctcaaatctgCTACATCACTTTTACAGTTCACTCTTCTCTGCaattattcaatatttatttcattaaacaGAGTAAGCAAATTTGTTTTATACTTGTGTATGAGAACTATGCTAACTGGCTATGACCATTTATTTCTGTGGcctgttttgttttcctgtagGTGCTGCCTGTCCTGTTTCTCTGTGTGCCCTGATTGTTTTTGACAGTGGTTACTGCCCTTCAAAATTGTTTGTAGGGGATCTGCTCAGGTTAGGATGAATATGCTGTCTTCCAGAGAAGCTCTATGTTTGCCTCTGCTAGTGTTCTGGAGGGTACTACCTAAACCAGATTCACTGTTGGGGGATTCCTTGGCCTATCTACACAGGACTGGTTGATGGCCACAACAACTTAGGCCACAACTTCCCCTTTATTTTCCATCTTCTAGCCTGCCCACTGCTAAGGCAGCTGTTTCTATAGTCCCACTGGAGTCTGGAGGAAGGGGAGCAGGCTTGGTTATACTTAATGTGTGGAGCAACTTCTTTAAAACTTCACAACTTTCACATGCTCTGGGCCTTGACTTCTGTTTGCCTCACTCTAAGTTGATAAACCAAAGCCCATTTGTGTTTTGGCAAGGGATAAACTTGTTTTAGTTGTCTACTATTTACCTCTCTGTGTTAGGCTTTCCTCCTAAGTTTAATCTGGCAGTTCCCTGATCATCTCTTCAAATACTTTTAAggtgacttgaaaaaaaaaatcatattgctGTTTTTAGTGAGAGGTAGATATAAGCAATGTAGCCTGTCCTCATCAGGTACTCAAGTTCACTGATGTCTTTACCATATGCAAAATAAGCTGTCCTGCACCAAATGAACAAATCTGAATTGCTGAAGTTGTGTGTAGTCCCTTAACAAGAAAGCTTTTGGTGGCAGCATTTTAATGAAAGCTAAAATGAATTAACAGTTTGTACAACTACATGtatgaaaatttaataaatatctgttaatAGATACATACTATGAAATTTCCTCTGATAAAATTTAGAATCCAAtacttcagttttctcctctggaaTGTTTGAATTAGCTTATATTATTAGGAAATGGCCAAACTTTCCACATAAGtgaaattttccaaaaaactATCCTAATCTCTTTTAAGGCAGAGTTACATCTTCCTTGACCTCTTAAACACTAAacataaatttttttgtttttgatgactCACAGAAATCATCAAGAACTCCAACTATTATACTATGTGCTAATACACAAATACAGAGTGTTGAAACTATGTGCATTTACATGCATTCCCCAACTACACTCCCATTCTTCCTTCCCCCACATTACCTTCACTGGTGTGTGGCATTTCcatgtgcttttctttttctctttcccttactaACAAAAGACATATTTATGCTTTTCCCCTATGCCTAGTTATTCAGCTTAATTCCTGATCCTTCTGATTTGTGGGCTGGGGGACCACATAATGCTGAATTTTGTTTAAGAAAGAATTTTTCACTTGCCAATATCCTcccattctcatttttttccttaaagaaaaggGAACTAGATACTAACATTTCAATCTGTCCTAGAGCAGAAACGGAAAATCCCAGGATTTGGACTTGGTTaccacagacacacaaaaaatctCCTTTATAGAAATATTCTGCAGTTAACTCAGAATGTAGGCAGTATTAAAACTTACAGGCAAATACTTGCAAAAAAGGCCTGGAGGTGTGATTATAAGCAGGCAAGCAAGACTGATCTAAATGACATTTGCTCCTCACCATCATCAGGCTATACTAATTCTATGAAGGGGGTGGAAACTTGGTGAGGTAATTTGGGTTGATTCTAGTACTGTCAAGAGTTTGCTTAAAAAGCTGGTCAAAATGAACTAAAATGGAGTACAAGATATATCTAGCAGATAGTCCCTCTTAAAACAAATCCACTTTCACATTCTAAAGTATCATCTAATCCTCAGCCTCCAGATCACTAATTTGATGGATAGTGGGCATCTTTTGCTCATGGCTAAATGCATGATAGCTTCTGTTGCATGAAACTGACTCCTCTTTTCTGCTGTTAACCTTTATTTAAGTACCCAAGACACTTAACAAAAATCCTTCTAGTGGTGGAAAATAATTACAGTGGCTATCCACACTGAGCATTTACCATGCGCCAATCActgttctaaatattttaaatacggtatctcatttaatatttgagaaagagaaaagctgCCCTTAATATTCAAGAACTGGCCTGACACTGACACTTAGGAGTGGGCCTGGTATTCATAGTTAAGCCCTGGTGTTTTCACGGTAGGCAAACAATCTCACTGGACACAAACATCAGACCAAGTCACAGTGATCTGAGAGAAAACATGTAATTCTGTTTAAGCACAGACAAAAACAAGGTCACTGTACAATTACAAAAACCAAACATCCCCTCTCCAGCTAATATAAGTCATTCCTGCCTTAGGTTCACTTTAGTTTGCACCTGCTTCTATGATCTATCTAGTGTGTTGACTCTAGTCTCCAAGAGAAATGGACTATGAGAGGATGGACTCAATCAGTCCATCTCAACTGGCCCTGGAGGTTGGGTTCAAATCTCTGACTggcaaaaacatttcaaaatttcaCCAGGTATGACATAGGCAATCCTTGAAAATATAGAAAGTGACAGAAGCCAGCCAGAAAAGACCGCAGATTGCATGGTCCCATTTGTATGAAATACCCAGAGTAGGCAAATATATAGAGTGTTAGTGGTTACCTAAGGCTGGGGGTGGGTCTAGGAGGAAGTCATTcctaatgggtacagggtttctttttggggtgatgaaaacgtTATATAGTTTGtaggatggttgcacaactctctgaatatactaaaaaccactgaagtaTGTAATTTAAATGGGTAAATTTTATGACATGTAAGTTGTATTTCAATGAAGATATTAAGAAAACCTTATAAAGATTTAATTTTCTGTGTCCTTGAGAATTGCTTTGCTTAGTTTCATATGCCCAGAAGCAGGTTTAGTTTGGTTCCTATTCAATGTCAACTGTCCTTCAGCCAACCCCTGGAAATAAAAAGTGATACAAGCATTATTCTTATGGACTGTTGCAGTACTTATGGTTTGTCTCAATCTAAAACTGTAGATTTTCCAGGCCAAACATCTGTTTCCGTCATGTTTTATCATTGTAACATTAACTTATATGCTTATCTCTCAACTGACTCAATTTTATCAATGACAATTTGGAACTGCAAGTGGCCATTTTGGGGAGAGCTTCTGACATGAACAAGATTGTTCACCTGAGACGCATCAACATTGTACCAACACTGGATTGGGGGTTTTAAGAGGTACTGCTGTGGACGTTTCCACTGAAATATACCTTTAAACACCTTCAAATGAGCTATGAGTTTGTTCTAGTTACTGTTTACTTTTAGGTTGGATTGAGGCTTTCTTATGTTAAAGAGCTATGCtgtaatgatagaaaaaaaattatgagatTTTGTATTCCTGATTAGGGTATTTCCAACTAACGGGACCACACACACTAGATTGATATTGTTATTAAAGAACTCCATAAGCTTTATCTTTTACTCAGACTCTATGCTGTCCTTATCATCCACaaacttcaagaaaaataaagagaatgacttcatgcagccataaaaagaataaaatcttgccatttgtgacaccaAAGATATACCTGGAGGGTCTCATGCTAGGTGAAATTAAGtccaaaagagaaagacaaataccatatgatctcattcACATATGTAATCTAAaaaaaacatgctcacagatacagagaataaaagaacagactggtggttgccagtggtgaaatgggtgaaggagtcaaaagacacaaacttccagttaaaagTAAGTCATGGGGTGTAATATACAGCATGACAAGTATAGACAATAATactgtactgcatatttgaaagttgctaagagatcttaaaagttctcatcacaagaaaaaaaataattatgtgtggtgacagatgttaactagacttgttATGGcattcatttcacaatatatacaagtattgaatcatgttgtacacctgaaactaatataatggtGAATGTTGATTatattggaattaaaaaaaaataataaaacacctcTTGTCTTTACTAAAAGAAATGTtgagacaaaaaaggaaaaaaaaacgactgttaaaaaaaatacatttactatGATTTTCTTgcgttaaaaaaaacaaataaaactctaAAACTATAATCATCAAAGCACTTAAAAACCCTCAAATTTCCACAGTCTCAAGAGCCTTGATGGCAGTAAGATAAATTCTCTCTAGGACCTACAAGTTAACTCCTTATGAGTTATATAATAATAGGTCCTTTTACAAGAGAGAATTTTAGTTTAAATCTCCGATTTTACCCTATTACCAGCTGACATGATTGAATACTACAAGAGATTTGAATAATTCCTCTAGCTTTATCACAAAGTATGAGCTGCACTTTCAAAACATTCACTGAAGCTTCTGAATAATTTAAAATCTGGAGTTTTGGTCTTCTGTAAAAGATGTCACCGGGGAAAACTTGCCATTGAACATCAATGGAAGGAATGAATCAGATATTGTTAACAACTGACTCAGCAGTAAAACCTAAGGGGTGTTCACTGGATTCACATTTTCCAACTTAAAAGACATATACTACATCGTTCACTACTGTATGTACATTCCTTCTCATGGATTCTCCAGAAGATACTGACTTCAGAAGTGAACATTACTATCCAAGATGACTATATCAATTCTCTGATTCTTTAGTAGTCTTTTCTGTCCCTTTACAAATCGCTACTAATTTTGACTGTTATATCTAATATGATCTCTTATCTTCATCTTACTGCTTTTGACCTACCAAAATCTTCTTCTGCCAGTTAAGGAAAAATGAAACTCTTGTATGTTTTTTCTAGACCACAGCCACTATTCTCAGAGTGTTGAATCTATTGTCTTCTACCCAACTTGgctgataaaaatttaaatactgttCCTTTAAACACTTCAGAAAGTAGATTCCAGTTTATAGTCCTCTCATAATCATATTACAGCTTTCAGTCTTGTGAAAAATGGACCTTGACCTCACATCATCAAAATGCTTCTGGTAGTTATTATGATCCTATCAAGGCCCATTCAATCAGAAAGACACTAATACTGGGGCTATCCTGAttatgattgtttctttttctcagaCACTTCAGCATGGTTTGTAGGAACTGTTTAACCCTCCTCAAGAAATCTATTTTATGGGACCCAAAAATGACTTACTCCTATTATATAATGAGTGATACTTATATTCTCTATACTCCCACTACTAGGATACTATTTCTTATGTGGACATGCAGTTTATGTTTGCCTGCTGCATAATAACTTATACCATATATTTGGGGTAATTAGGGATTTTCAGATATTAAAACTACCACCTCAAATTGTTCAACTACAGGTGTGCTGCTGGTGGTCAATGACACAAAGACCTCCAGTCTTTGGCTAGAAGACACTGACATACTTATTTTACTATCCTTACTTTATGGTTACGGAAACTCAGTCACTCAGGCGTGTGACTAGAAAATAGGATGTCCACATCTATTCAATTGCAGAAATCAGCAGCAGAATCTAGATCTTTCACCAAGTCCTGAACTTTTAATTATTATGCTATATTGCTTTTCTAATCAATATTGCAATTCCACTATTATTCTAGCTGCCCACCTCAATAAGTTTATCTATTCATTACTGCTTCTCAGAATACTGTCAAATTATTTCTTAATAGTTTAACTTATCCCCATAACAATCACTTTGTCGAGGCATATTTTAGTGCCTAGAAAAAACTGAATTCCTTTGTTAACTTAGTAAACTGTGGATAATCTAAAATTACTTATATTTGTCTTTGGGGCATATATATCATTAAATACTTCAAGATAAATAATGAAGCTATATcacaaagtccttctcatttataaaatttttgtttaaaatactgaTGGTCATCTTTTTGAGTAACATGACCCAACCTAAATGTAGcaggttttttttctgttttaaatttcctGTATTTATTGCTTCTATTTGCCCTAAATAGGGATGTCAGATTTTACAACCTTTTGCTGGGCAACTAGCAATAAATGGAacttaaaaaaaaggtaaaatcctATTTGAATTAATTTCATGGATAATCAAATTATTATTTTGGAATTTCATAATAATGAGtgtattaaatgttttattttctgtccctAAAATGACAAACTACCTCATAGATATCTTCCTTAATAAATTAGTTAAGTAAAATTAAGTATTCTTATGGAACATGGAAAAAAAGTACTGTACAcatcttcccttcttccctcctacCTTTTTTAACTGCCTTATAATGCTCAAGGAATtaaacttttttcttcctgtaagGCTTTGTTTTAGTGTATACACTTGTAGTTAACTGAGAGTGATTAAGTACAACTGTtaggaaggcaagaaaaaaaactcATTTGGATTATTTGATTACATGATATTCTGATTAGAGTTATTAACAAGTCTACTACAAATtaaacttttttcttcctgtaagGCTTTGTTTTAGTATACAGATTTGTAGTTAACTCAGAGTGATTAAGTACAACTGTTATGAAGGCAAGAAAAAAACTCATTTGGATTATTTGATTACATGATATTCTGATTAGAGTTATTAACAAGTCTATTTTATAATAGCATTCACATTTACGATAGCATATATTGTAAATAAGTTACATAATTGAAAAGTTTATTCTAATGTTCCTAACTTCTCTAGAATTTAGTCGTTAGTAATATAGTAAAGGCAAAATCTGAACTGATTAGATATACTTGAGAGTGCTAAAATAAGACTTTGACATGTCTAGTTAACAAGATATTCAGATTAATATTCGGTTTCTAAGTTCTCAGATAAATGATTAAAATAGTAATTGTTTTTAAACAGTTCATTATTTGGGAGGTACCAAGGTATTTTCAGATTAAACACTCCAAATAATTTAACAGAAACTTGGTCATATCAACAAATAGTTATGCTTGCCTGCCATCAAATACCTTACTGAATTTGGGGGTCACTTGAATTCTTCAAAAGTATCTTGACCCAAATTGAGGTGTTGTAGGTAGAACTGTGTCCCCCAAATGACAAATTAACCCCCTACCCCGAACCTAtgaatgtgacctcatttggaaacaGGGTTTTTGCAGATATAATCAAGTTAGATGAGGTCATACAGGAGTAGGGTGGGCCATAATccaatgactagtgtccttataaggagaGGGAGATTTGAAGTCAGAGACCCAGGGAAGGCCACACAAAGAAGGAGGTAGAAATTGGAGGGATGTGGCTAAAACTTAAGGAACATCAAGAGGTATTAGGAACTACCAGATGCTAGAAGAGGCAAGGGAGAATCCTTCCCTACAGCATTCCATGGGATCACAGCCTTGTTGTGACatcccttgatttcagactttgaTCTTTTGAACTGaggaagaataaatttctgttgctttaaattGCCTAGTGGTGGTACTTTGGTGTGGCAGCACTGGAAAACACATACAGTACGTCAAAATTCAAGAATTAATAAAGTTAATATGGCCTTCCTGGTTCTCTGATCTTTTGGAgaaatccttttttatttattattctttgttGGCTTTTTTTCTCTCACTAAATACAGATATTCCTCAAGGATTGGTCCTATGGTTTTGGCTCTTATGTGTATGTTTTCCTGTCACTGCTGAAAGAAAAGCCCCAAACGGGTAACCTTCAGTCTTGACTTCACCAATCCTATCATTTCAACTGCTTTGTAGCATTATATTTCTTGGTCATCACCCAAGCATAATTCACAGAGAAATGACCTTGCTGACTTACTCTTAAAACTGGGTTCCTACCTTCTTCACTGATTTTTATATTATAGTTACTGCATTTAATAGACTCCTAGCCATTATATGATTACCATTAGTTTCTGTATGATTAAGAAACAGTAACTGTACAAGATTATTAATTGTAAGAGATATCTGGATTTAGAAACAATAAAGTGAAAAATTGTGACAGAATCaatgaatataataaaatgttctatttttctagTCATCCAGAATTCTCTAACTCCTCTGATTTCCTCATTCCATATATTCAACATCATCAGATAGTAATGATTCTTCCTTAACAAGTCGCTTAATAGCCATTTGCTTTATAGTTTTACTCTAAGCATCATCATTCATACAAAGAAAATCGCACTATAACTGGtttctgaggctgtctctgtgtaGCCAAACCCTCTGCACACCAATACCAAATTAACTTTTCTAAAATATCTGTAACGTTTTTTTTGTTCCCTTTAAGGTAGACTCTTTATTACTACTAGGATAAAACCTGAGCTTACATGGCCTAGCTGTTGCAGGCACTGTGGCATATCCAGTTTTGTTTGAGGCAGTTATATACCCAACTAATATAGACGCCTTCCCATATTCCCTTGCAGCTAGGAAAGGCCAAATGACAATCTGGCAGAAGGTTTTTAGGGGTTTCTGGGAACATTTGTGCTTTCCTGCTATAGTGCTGCCCCTTACAATATATGAGGCTAATGATGAAGCATCTTGTAACCATGAAGCAATAAGTACAAGGATGAAACTGACATACTAAGGATGGTGGATCATCAATATACAAGGAGCTTAGGCCACTGGTTATACTGTAGAGGCAATTCTGGACTTCCTATATCTGAACATTTTatgcaataaaatgaaatccTGGCCTAAGTCATTTGGAAGAGAATCTGTTATATGGAGTTGAAAACAATCCTAACTGAACTAGTATTCAAGGCTCTTCACAACACACTCTCAACTGCTCATTTTTTCTCTCACCTCCCATTATTTCCCATACTTGCAGGTATCCATGCTTTAACATCATTTTGCATTGAATCCATGTGTTACTAAACATGTAATGCTGCTCCATACCCCTGTGATTTTATACGTTTTCAAAGAAATGTCATTTCCTTCCTGGGCAAACTCCTATTTACTAAGTAAAATCCAGTTCAAATATACAAGAAAGTGTTaactttctctttcctctgtgaACTGATAACACTTTGATCATCCCTAGCCTGATTTATACATCTGCTTCCTCAATTAGACTATTAATTCCTCAGATGCACAGACTATATACTTTCCATCATATATCCCGTGTTTGGCACATGgtaagttttcaataaatattttaatgaataaaagaataactGGATTTTTTGAAACTGGCATTTTTTTTGCATTGAAAGTAATGCACTATTTGTATATAATATAACCTGCCTTTGTCCCGTCAGAAATCACACAACTAAACTTTTCTTCCCCAATTTATAACTtgcaaaaaaaattggaaaaccaGTAACATCTAAAAAAAATCCAGTTatcatgttttattcttctaaataatCCCTACCTAATAGGCACTTAAAATGCTTGAATTAACTTTACAGCATCATGAAAAACACAAAAGACCTTATACCTATAGAGGAAGACTGTGGACTAATCAGAAGGTCCTCTTGGACTTGCTCACTTCCTGGCACTGTCTGCTGATCACTCAGTGAACTCTGAGATGCACTGACAGGCTGGGACACTTCCTCGTGGACCTCCTCATCACTTAACCTTTCTACTTTGACTCGGACATCTTCTTCGGTACCCAGAGGCAAAGCAGTTTTTGTGCTCTCACAAGTCACATAATCAGCCATTCTTCTACCTGTCTCAGATGGACCAGGTAATTCCAAAGTCCTAGTATTTTCTGCCTGCTTTACTTTATCAGGCTGTATTCGTCGATCTATCCCAAAAGGAAAAGTCCAGGGAAAAGCTAAAGAAGAGTCAACTGGTTGACTTCTATTTTCTGTGTAGGAAGCTGAAGAATTCAATACCTGGGGAGAACTTGTTTGTGTGCTACTCTTCACAGGACTTTCAGGAGACATAACAATGTAGCTTTTGCGCTTCCTCCTGGATTCTCGGCAGACAGGAATGGTTCTTTCTACCACACTGCACTCTGAAGACACTGGAGAAATGCTTCCATCTCGAGAAGTAAAGTTGCAGTTAGAGTTATTTTCTTGTCCAGCATCTAGACCCTTTTCTGGTTGGCTGTTGGGTGTATTCCATAAAATGCTTGATTTCATGAACTCTGAGCAGGTGCTAGCAACACTAAACATTTGCATATAGCTGGCTGCAGCTAGAACATCAATGATATTTTCTGTGTTAATTGACAGAGTGGCTGTGTAAGCATATTCTAAAAGGGGTATAAAGCCAGTCACTGTAACATGATGTAAATCCAACACATTCTTGTTCTCATCCTCTGCTTGGCCTACAAGTTTGGTGCGAAAGAAATCACTGCAAGCTGCTAGTACCACTTTATGTGCCCGGAAGATTTTGTCCTGGACACGAATAGTGATATCACAAAAATGTCCATCATTTCGCAGCATATTTAGCTTTCCAAGCATTTCCTGGCTGTGGGAAGAGGAGCTATGAGTAAATGTTTTCACACccatcttttccttcctcttctacagaTGCTCTTCAAGGATGCAAATGAATCAGAAATGtcctaaaaaatacataaaataagcaTTAATTGATGATTCAGTAGCTGAAATAGAAGGTAATTT
It contains:
- the ZBTB44 gene encoding zinc finger and BTB domain-containing protein 44 isoform X2; the encoded protein is MGVKTFTHSSSSHSQEMLGKLNMLRNDGHFCDITIRVQDKIFRAHKVVLAACSDFFRTKLVGQAEDENKNVLDLHHVTVTGFIPLLEYAYTATLSINTENIIDVLAAASYMQMFSVASTCSEFMKSSILWNTPNSQPEKGLDAGQENNSNCNFTSRDGSISPVSSECSVVERTIPVCRESRRKRKSYIVMSPESPVKSSTQTSSPQVLNSSASYTENRSQPVDSSLAFPWTFPFGIDRRIQPDKVKQAENTRTLELPGPSETGRRMADYVTCESTKTALPLGTEEDVRVKVERLSDEEVHEEVSQPVSASQSSLSDQQTVPGSEQVQEDLLISPQSSSIGSVDEGVTEGLPTLQSTSSTNAHADDDDRSTERPSPNGPDRPFQCPTCGVRFTRIQNLKQHMLIHSGIKPFQCDRCGKKFTRAYSLKMHRLKHEGKRCFRCQICSATFTSFGEYKHHMRVSRHIIRKPRIYECKTCGAMFTNSGNLIVHLRSLNHEASELANYFQSSDFLVPDYLNQEQEETLVQYDLGEHSFESNSSVQMPVISQVSSTQNCESTFPLGSLGGLAEKEEEMPEQPKTSACSEATRDDPPKPELSSITIE
- the ZBTB44 gene encoding zinc finger and BTB domain-containing protein 44 isoform X1, encoding MGVKTFTHSSSSHSQEMLGKLNMLRNDGHFCDITIRVQDKIFRAHKVVLAACSDFFRTKLVGQAEDENKNVLDLHHVTVTGFIPLLEYAYTATLSINTENIIDVLAAASYMQMFSVASTCSEFMKSSILWNTPNSQPEKGLDAGQENNSNCNFTSRDGSISPVSSECSVVERTIPVCRESRRKRKSYIVMSPESPVKSSTQTSSPQVLNSSASYTENRSQPVDSSLAFPWTFPFGIDRRIQPDKVKQAENTRTLELPGPSETGRRMADYVTCESTKTALPLGTEEDVRVKVERLSDEEVHEEVSQPVSASQSSLSDQQTVPGSEQVQEDLLISPQSSSIGSVDEGVTEGLPTLQSTSSTNAHADDDDRLENVQYPYQLYIAPSTSSTERPSPNGPDRPFQCPTCGVRFTRIQNLKQHMLIHSGIKPFQCDRCGKKFTRAYSLKMHRLKHEGKRCFRCQICSATFTSFGEYKHHMRVSRHIIRKPRIYECKTCGAMFTNSGNLIVHLRSLNHEASELANYFQSSDFLVPDYLNQEQEETLVQYDLGEHSFESNSSVQMPVISQVSSTQNCESTFPLGSLGGLAEKEEEMPEQPKTSACSEATRDDPPKPELSSITIE
- the ZBTB44 gene encoding zinc finger and BTB domain-containing protein 44 isoform X3; amino-acid sequence: MGVKTFTHSSSSHSQEMLGKLNMLRNDGHFCDITIRVQDKIFRAHKVVLAACSDFFRTKLVGQAEDENKNVLDLHHVTVTGFIPLLEYAYTATLSINTENIIDVLAAASYMQMFSVASTCSEFMKSSILWNTPNSQPEKGLDAGQENNSNCNFTSRDGSISPVSSECSVVERTIPVCRESRRKRKSYIVMSPESPVKSSTQTSSPQVLNSSASYTENRSQPVDSSLAFPWTFPFGIDRRIQPDKVKQAENTRTLELPGPSETGRRMADYVTCESTKTALPLGTEEDVRVKVERLSDEEVHEEVSQPVSASQSSLSDQQTVPGSEQVQEDLLISPQSSSIGSVDEGVTEGLPTLQSTSSTNAHADDDDRTERPSPNGPDRPFQCPTCGVRFTRIQNLKQHMLIHSGIKPFQCDRCGKKFTRAYSLKMHRLKHEGKRCFRCQICSATFTSFGEYKHHMRVSRHIIRKPRIYECKTCGAMFTNSGNLIVHLRSLNHEASELANYFQSSDFLVPDYLNQEQEETLVQYDLGEHSFESNSSVQMPVISQVSSTQNCESTFPLGSLGGLAEKEEEMPEQPKTSACSEATRDDPPKPELSSITIE
- the ZBTB44 gene encoding zinc finger and BTB domain-containing protein 44 isoform X4, which translates into the protein MGVKTFTHSSSSHSQEMLGKLNMLRNDGHFCDITIRVQDKIFRAHKVVLAACSDFFRTKLVGQAEDENKNVLDLHHVTVTGFIPLLEYAYTATLSINTENIIDVLAAASYMQMFSVASTCSEFMKSSILWNTPNSQPEKGLDAGQENNSNCNFTSRDGSISPVSSECSVVERTIPVCRESRRKRKSYIVMSPESPVKSSTQTSSPQVLNSSASYTENRSQPVDSSLAFPWTFPFGIDRRIQPDKVKQAENTRTLELPGPSETGRRMADYVTCESTKTALPLGTEEDVRVKVERLSDEEVHEEVSQPVSASQSSLSDQQTVPGSEQVQEDLLISPQSSSIGSVDEGVTEGLPTLQSTSSTNAHADDDDRLENVQYPYQLYIAPSTSSTERPSPNGPDRPFQCPTCGVRFTRIQNLKQHMLIHSGIKPFQCDRCGKKFTRAYSLKMHRLKHEVIS